AGCCAAAAGGTGTAGCCCCTAATCCCGGCATTGAAAGCCCCCCCGTTGCAATCACCAAAGCTGGAGCTTGGTAAATCTCACAAGCGGTCTGAATTTCAAAATAATTTGCTATTTTTTTAACAGAACTCACCGCTTGACGCAGTACAATTTCAACCTCACCTTTACGGCATTCTGCCTGCAATAAATCCACAATTTGTTGTGAGCTTTCATCACAAAATAATTGACCTAATTCCTTTTCGTGATAAGAAATACCATAGCTTACCACTAATGAGATAAAATCCCAGTTGGTGTAACGTGATAGGGCAGATTTGACGAAATGGCGATTTTGGCTTAAATAATGGCTTGCAGACACATCAAGATTCGTAAAATTACAAAATCCCCCTCCCGACATCAAAATTTTCCGCCCTATTTTTTTACCATTATCCAACACAACAACCTTTTTACCTGCTTGCCCTAATTGGGCTGCACAAAATAAACCAGCGGCTCCCGCCCCTATAATTACCACATCATACTGCTTCATTTTTATCCTTTTACATCACTTATGTTTCAGCTATTCTATTCAGAAAATAGGCAAATAATCAAAACTTTTATTCACACTCAAATTGCAAATTATTCAGGATATCTCACCGCTTGTACTTGCGTGAATGCGCCCTGTTCATTACACTTAACCGATTTTTTCTAACCAAATATATAATGAGAATACCAAGAATTTACCACCCAGAGCCCCTTGTTAATCAACAACGCTGTTTGCTTAGTGAAGAGGCAACCAACCACGTTGGACGTGTATTGCGTATGACACAAGGTGATCCATTGATCTTATTTGATGGCTCAAACCATATTTTTTACGCCACGATTGAATCTCTCTCTAAAAAGCAGATCCAAGTAGTGATCAGCCATAACGAGTTAGATAATCGAGAATCTTCCCTACCGATCCATTTAGGACAAGTAATTTCTCGAGGCGATCGAATGGAATTTACTATTCAGAAATCCGTTGAACTGGGGGTGAATATCATTACGCCTCTTTGGTCAGAACGCTGTGGTGTTAAACTTGATACAGAGCGCCAAGATAAGAAAATCCAGCAATGGCAAAAAATTGCAATCGCAGCTTGCGAACAATGCGGACGTAATCGCATTCCTGAAATTCGCCCAATAATGAAACTTACCGATTGGTGCAAAGAGCACGATGAAATGCTGAAATTAAATTTACATCCTCGAGCAAAATATACGCTAAAATCATTGCCTAATGTTCCAACTGCAGGTATTCGTCTCTTAATAGGACCCGAAGGTGGGCTTTCCACTGAAGAAATTATGATGACCGAGCAACAAGGTTTTACAGAAGTATTATTAGGCAAACGGGTACTGCGAACCGAAACGGCTTCACTCGCTACCATTACTGCATTGCAAACCCTATATGGAGATTTAAGCTGAATGGAAAATTTACAAGGTAAACTGCTAATTGCAACGCCAGATATGAATGATGATTATTTTGACCGTGCGGTAATTTATCTCTGCGATCATAATGAACAAGGGGCTATGGGGCTAATGATCAATTCCCCCACCGATCTTTCTGTGATGGAATTATTGGCAAAAATGGATTTTCTAATGGCAAATGAGCGTAATTATAGCCAAGATCAACTCGTTCTTTGTGGCGGTCCTGTAAGCCAAGATCGGGGATTTATTTTACATACCCCAATTAACATGCCTCTTCAGCACTCTTATCCTACCGCAAATGATATTATGCTCACCACATCAGGCGATATTTTAGAAAGCTTTGGTCGGAAAAATTCTCCAAGCCATTTTACCGTCTGTTTAGGATGTTGTACTTGGAAACCTGAACAATTAGAAAGTGAAATCGCCTACAATTATTGGCTTGTTGCGCCAAGCAATATCCATATTTTGTTTGAAACACACTATTTAGATCGCTGGAGTGAAGCACATAAATTGCTCGGTATTGATGGCGTATTAGCTAAAGCAGGACGAGCCTAATGAGCCAAATAGTTATCGCTTTTGATTTTGGTACAAAAAGTATCGGCTGTGCGGTAGGTCAAAGCATTACTAGTACAGCCCAACCATTATCCGCTCTCAAAGCCCAAGACGGTATTCCAAATTGGGACGCAATTGCCAAAATTTTACAAGAGTGGCAGCCTAATCTACTCATTGTTGGGCTACCACTCAATATGGATGGCACAGAACAGCCTTTAACTGAACGAGCAAAAAAATTTGCTAACCGCTTAAACGGACGTTTTAAACTACCCGTACAATTACATGATGAACGACTTACCACCATAGAAGCACGAGCAGATATTTTTGCTCGTGGAGGGTTTAAAGCCTTAAAAAAAGACAAAGTGGACTCTATTTCGGCCTGCTTAATTCTAGAAAGCTGGTTTGAAAGCTCATAACAAGCGGTAAATTCTCATAATTTTTTACTAAAAAATAAAGAAAAGGTGAGAAATGTTTCTCACCTTTTACATAGGTATTTAGGCTAATTTAGTTAGAACTTATTGAGCCACTAATTGTTTTGTTAAATCAATAACTTGTTGAACTTGCGTTGGCGATAATTTTCCCTCTGAGACAAACTGAACTTTGCCATTTTTATCTAATACCGCTATAAAACTCTCTTTGGCTTTTAAGCCCCACGCATTTTTAACACGACTTTTCTGATCTAACACAACAAGACTATGAGGATTATCTAATTTACCTGATTCCACACTATTTTTAACAAAAATCCCCGTTGCAACAATCGCATCATCGGCATTCACAATCGTTGTTGTTTGATATTTAGTACGATCAAAATTAGCTTGACGGATAGCGGTCATTAAAGCCTCATTTTTTTCTTTTACACTCGTTCTACCCGCAATATGTTGTACAATTCGTACCTTTCCCACTAATTCTCCAGAAGACCAATTTTTATAAATAATCTCTTTTCCTTTTACCACCAATTCACCGTCTTTAGTGACATTAACAGCCGGTAAAGACACATTTAACTGGATATTATGTGCAAAAACACTATTTGCTAAAAGAAAGCTGAAAATCCCCGCTTGCAATAGATTTTTTTTCATCTTTTTTCCTTTTCGTTCATTATATGAATTGAATTTTGCCACGCTAGCAACAATATTGAGCTAGTCTATACTGAAACGCTATCATAACAAAGCCGATCAGTCTCTTTTCAGCGAATTTCTACTCGTTTAATTTACAATTTTATGCTATTTTAGCCACCAATTTTCTCAAAATTTATCTTACAACTTTTTAAGGAGCTTAATTATGCAACAAGGTAGCGGAATAGAAATGATCTTTATTTTGGTTATTTTCGGATTAATTTTCTATTTTATGATTTACCGCCCACAAGCAAAACGCCAAAAACAACAACGTGAGCTACTTGCTAGCTTATCAAAAGGCGATGAGGTGCTGACAAGCGGTGGTTTAATTGGAAAAATTACCAAAACAACTGAAAATAGCGATAGTATCGTTATTGCATTAAATGATACAACTGAAGTAACAATCAAACGTGATTTCGTGGTAGCAGTATTACCTAAAGGCTCATTAAAATCCCTTTAATGCTGTTTTCATTCTAACTTTCCTTCTTAAATGGGGCTTATTGTGTTAAATCGCTTCCCTCTTTGGAAGAATCTGATGGTAATCTTTATGGTTGCCATTGGTATTTTATATGCCTTACCAAATTTATATGGTGAAGATCCTTCTGTACAAATTTCGGGTACTCGTGGACAACAAGCTACGACAGAAACCCTCTCGCAAGTACAATCTGTACTCCACTCAATGAATATTGAGCCTAAAGCCGTTAGTTTAGCAAATGGTTCAATTCTAGTTCGTTTAGCAAAAGATGAACAACAACTGCCTGCTAAAGAAAAAATTTCTGAAGTGTTAGGCGATCAATTCTCCGTAGCGTTAAACCTTGCAGCAGCCACACCAAAATGGCTAACTGCTATTGGCGGAGAACCAATGAAACGTGGACTAGATTTACGTGGTGGTGTTCGCTTCTTAATGGAAGTGGATATGAACACTGCATTAGTTAAGCAACAACAACAGCTACAAGATATTATTCGTAACGAATTGCGCAAAGAAAAATTTCAGTATAAAGCGGTGAAAAAGGCCGACAATTTTGCAACTGAAATTGAATTTAGCTCAAATCAAATTGCTGAAAAAGCTGCTCGTTTTCTTCGCCGTACCCATAGTGATTTAGAAGCAACATTTCTCAATCCTGAAACAATCTCTATTGCTCAATCTGCTAAAGGGTTAGCTGACGCTAGAGATTCTGCTATTGAACAAAATTTATCTATTTTGCGTAAACGGGTAGAAGAACTAGGTGTATCTGAACCAACCATTCAGCGCCAAGGAGCAGATCGAATCGTAGTAGAACTCCCAGGAGTACAAGATACAGCTCGAGCAAAAGAAATTTTAGGGGCAACTGCCACACTTGAATTTCGCTTAGTCAATACGAATGCAAATCCTGACTCTGCGGCTCGTGGCATTATTCCTGCTGATTCTGAAGTAAAACTAACTCGTCAAGATGTACCTACAGTACTATATCGCAAAGCGGTATTAAGCGGTGAACATATTATCAATGCCTCTTCAGGCGTTGATGATAAAGGTTTACCACAAGTTAGTATCAATCTTGATAGTGCAGGTGGCGATTTAATGTCCGCAGCAACTAAGAGTGCCGTAGGAAAACCAATGGCAACCCTTTATAGTGAATATAAAGATAGCGGCCGTAAAGATGAACACGGTAAAGTTATTCTCGAAAAACACGAAGAAGTAATCAATATTGCAACGATTAACTCTCGTTTAGGTAGCCAATTCCAAATTACAGGGATCAACAGCCCTGCTGAAGCACAAAACCTAGCCGTATTACTCCGCTCAGGAGCATTAATTGCACCTATTGTGATTGTCGAAGAAAGAACAATCGGTGCATCACTCGGGGCAGATAATATTACTCAAGGTATGAATGCAGGTATACTTGGACTCGTACTTACTGTTCTTTTCTGTTTAGTTTACTACAAAGTCTTCGGTATTTTTGCTGCATTAGCATTGTTTACTAACCTTATTCTCACTGTTGGGCTAATGTCACTCATTGGTGCAACACTCACAATGCCTGGTATTGCAGGGATTGTGCTTGCTGTAGGCATGTCTGTTGATGCCAATGTACTGATTTATGAGCGAATTAAAGAAGAAATCCGTAATGGACTTTCTATTCAGCAAGCCATCAATTCAGGTTATAACGGAGCATTTACCAGTATTTTCGACTCAAACCTAACTACTGTACTAACCTCCGTTATTCTCTACGCAGTAGGAACTGGCCCAGTCAAGGGCTTTGCCATCACTCTTGCTCTTGGCGTAATTATTTCAATGTTTACCGCAATTACAGGTACTAGAATGCTTGTAAACTGGATTTATGGCGGTAAACGTGTGAAAAAACTTTGGATTTAAGGGGAACAGATGACAACTCAGCAATCTGAAAATAATCGTACAGAAAAAGAAACTGAAATTAAGCTTCCCTATCGCTTAGTACCGTTTATGAAATACAGAAAAATTGCTTTTCTTTTCTCTATTTTATTAACACTATTCTGTCTTTTTACAATTAGCACCAAAGGCTTTAACTGGGGCTTAGATTTTACTGGTGGAACAGTAATTGAAACCAATTTCTCTCAACCAGCTGATTTAAATAAAGTTCGAGCAGTACTAGATGAGCATGGCTACCACAGTGCTTTAGTACAAACTTTTGGTGGACAAAAAGATGTAATGATCCGTCTTCCTGCATCTGCAGGCGACACAACACTTGGTAACAAAGTGATGGATTTAATCCACCAAAAACTTGATGCCAAGGCAACTATTCAAAGTATTGAATTCGTTGGGCCTAATGTTGGGGAAGAGCTTACACAAGGAGCAATTTACGCAACTCTTGCTACTTTAGTGATGCTACTCCTTTATGTTGGATTTAGATTTGAATGGCGTTTAGGTGTAGGCGGAATTTTAGCCCTATTCCACGATGTGATTGTAACAATTGGCGTTTTCTCTCTATTACAAATTGAAATCGACTTAACTTTCGTTGCTGCAATTTTATCGGTAGTTGGTTACTCTCTCAACGATAGTATCGTGGTATTTGACCGTGTACGTGAAAACTTTCCTAAAATCCGTCGCCGAGAATCTTTTGAAGTGATTGATATTTCATTAAGCCAAACATTATCTCGTACCTTAATGACCTCAATTACCACGCTATTTGTAGTGCTTGCACTTTACTTACTTGGTGGTCCAACACTTCACAGCTTCTCATTAGCTTTATTAATTGGTATCGGTTTTGGTACTTACTCTTCAATTTATATCGCTATCGGTGTAGCATTACAGCTCGGTTTGAAACGTGAACATATGCTTCAACCCGTAGCTGAAAAAGAAGGGGCTGATCAACAATCTCTTATTGATTACTAAAACAGCCTATTACTAAATACGAAACAAGCGGTTAGTTACCCAGAATATTATGCAATTTCTGTAAGTAACTAACCGCTTATTATTTTTATAACTTTCGAAAATAATACTTATTTTATAATGCTCCCAATAATTTACTTCTCTTTATCATATTCGTTCTACTCAAGAATTATTCTCTTACTTATTTTTTTATTATCTAATAAAAAAGGACAATATTAATAATTGCCCTTTATCAGTTAGATCTTAAGCCACAGCCACTTACTTTTATGATTGCTTTTCTTTTAAGCCTTTAAAAATAAAATAAATATTCACTGCTGTAACAAAAATATTAAGACCTGCAACAGGTAATGAGCCAATTAATGAGCCATAAATCACAAAACAAAATGCACCTAAAGCATTTACTAGGCGTAATTTGATTACATCTTTCAATAAAAAAGAGATCGCAACTAGGATCATTGCGATATAGCCAAGAATTTCAGTAAAATCCATATAATTCCTTATCATAAATATTCTTATCTAGTTATTTTAACCGTTCTTTCACTTTCTGTCGGTAGTTGTTTTTTACGCAAAGGTTTGCTTATAAAAAATTTACAAAAAAAGCATTTTTTGATAAAAAAATAACTATGATAATGGTATTTTTTAGTCAAAAACTTAACCCTGAATCAGAAAATATAACTACTTATTATCAGATCTACTTTAATAATAGCCCAAGCCATAGTAGTACAAGCTTGGATAAACACTAGGATAATAGCGATAAACTTTAATTTTCGTTGTTCTATCACTATGGTTTAACTCCTGCTCATCTTGTTTTGCTGTTGGGCTTACTGTATTCCCTGTCGCAACTTTTCGGTTATATTCCTGAACAGCTTTCATATCCATAGGAACAGTACTCTGTTGTGCTTGTTCAGCACAAGCTGTCAGTATTAATGGCATGACTATATATAAATATTTTTTCATTTTAGTCCCCTAAAAATAATTGCTCACCATAAATTTATATTCCAAACATATAAAATTTACTGATTATGATATTCCTTAACAGTAACTTTCGGTAAATTATGAGAAGAATTTAACGCATTTATTTTATTTCTAGCTTGCTTTGCAATTTCTTGATATTCCTTATTAAGAAATTCTGATTTAGCCCTAATATTAGTTGCCTTTTCCATAGCAGATACAGGATCTTTATCTATCAAATTAGATAATGTCTCTTGATCTTGAGGCTTTGGCTTCAAAGGATAAGTACTTTCTTGAGAACTACAAGCAGAAAGAAATAGAGATGCTACTAATAATAATCTTTTCATAAATATTAACCTTACTAATAATCAACTTAGTTTTAATTCTATATTAATAAGTTTAAATTCCAAACAATTTATCCTCTAAATTTCTAATATAAAGGTAAATATTTAGCCAATAAAAAAGCACCCAATGGGTGCTTTTTCTCTATTCTTTAATTATTAAAGAGCAGATTTTGCTTTAGCAACTAATGCTGCGAAAGCAACTTTATCAAATACTGCAATATCAGCTAAGATCTTACGGTCAATTTCAACAGATGCTTTTTTCAAACCATTGATGAACTTGCTGTATGATAAACCATTTTGACGAGCTGCCGCATTGATACGAGCAATCCATAATTGACGGAATTGACGTTTACGCTGACGACGGTCACGGTAAGCATATTGTGCAGCTTTAACTACTGCTTGGAAAGCAACGCGATACACGCGTGAACGTGCACCATAATAACCTTTAGCAGCCTTAAGAACTTTCTTATGGCGTGCTCTTGCAATAACACCACGTTTTACACGAGCCATTATTTAATCTCCTACTTATCTAATTTGAACATTCTGTTCATTCATTTAAAAACTAAAAACTCACTAATCGTACGTTAGCTTACTTAAACGCTTATGCGTATGGTAAGCAAGCAATTACTAATACTTGGTCTGCTTTCGCTACCATTGATTTATGACGTAAATGACGTTTACGTTTAGTTGTTTTCTTAGTCAAAATGTGACGTAAGTGAGATTGTTTACGTTTGAAACCGCCAGACGCTGTTTTTTTGAAACGTTTAGCAGCACCACGTACTGTTTTAATTTTTGGCATTGTTTAAAAACTCCGCATTGTTTAAGTTTACAACATAGCAATTAGGCGAAAATAAATAATTAATTTTTGAGTAAATACCCCAATATCAATATTATTTTACTTGAGTTGCACTAATTACTTCTTTTTCGGGGCAAGTACCATTACGGCTTGACGACCTTCTAATCTACCTGGGGCTGATTCAACCACAGAAATTTCAGCTAAGTCATTTTTAACACGCTCTAATACTTCCATACCAATTTCTTGGTGAGCCATCTCACGTCCACGGAAACGGACAGTAATTTTAGCTTTATCCCCTTCTTCTAAAAAGCGAATCAGGCTGCGTAGTTTTACCTGATAGTCGCCTTCGTCTGTACCTGGACGGAATTTAATTTCCTTCACTTGTACGACTTTCTGTTTTTTCTTCTGCTCTTTTGCGGCTTTCTCTTTCTCGTAAATAAACTTACCATAGTTCATAATGCGACAAACAGGAGGTTCAGCATTAGGGCTAATTTCAACCAAATCCAACTCGGCTGCTTCAGCTCGTGCTAGTGCATCTTGAATTGATACGATACCAACTTGCTCGCCATCTTGATCGGTCAAGCGAACTTCCTTTACACGAATTTCATCGTTAAGACGATGAGCTCGATTTGTCTGAACACGTTTTACAGGTTTAATAGTTCTATTCCTCTTGTAGATTTTTCTTATAATCATACCGCTTGCAGAAGAAAGTATGATTTCTTACATTGACTCATAAATGAGCAAAACGCCCGAATTCTAATGGATACAGCAGAATAAAGCAATAGAAAATATATAAAATGACAAGACTATTTAACGTTTCTGATTAAACCTTCTTTTTCAGCCGCTAATTTACACAATCTTGCTACATTCTCTGCTGTTGATATTATATTCTCTTTTGCTGATTTTAAGGTTGCATCAAGATTTTCTACTTGACGAATAATCGGAAATACCGCATCAATCCCATATTCATATACTACAGAATAATCAGCTTTAACACTTCCAACAATAGCAATTACAGGCTTACTCCATTGCTTAGCGACTTTTGCAACACCAATAGGTGTTTTACCTGCAATAGTTTGCGAATCCATACGGCCTTCCCCTGTAATTACCCAATCTGCATTTTTAATTTTCTCTGCTAAATTGGTCGCTTGAACAACCATTTCTACGCCAGATTTTAACGTTACATTTGGAAGCAATAACAACCCTGCCCCCATCCCACCTGCAGCCCCTGCTCCTGAAGGATGAGCAATATCTAAGTTATACTGTAATTTTACCTGTTCTGCAAAATGCTCTAAAGCACGATCTAGAATTTGAACCATTTCAGGCGTTGCTCCTTTTTGAGGAGCAAACACGGCCGACGCCCCCTTTTCACCACATAATTGATGAGTAACATCACAGGCAACGTCAATTTGTACCTGTGCTAAACGGCTATCTAATTGGCTTAAATCAATCTGAGATATTGATGAAAGGTGCTCCCCACCAAACTTAACATCCTCTCCTTTATTCGTTAGAAAATGAGCGCCTAGTGCTTGTAACATTCCTACTCCACCATCATTTGTTGCACTACCGCCAATGCCAAGCAGAATTTTTTTCACCCCTAAATCTAATGCTTTTTTAATTAATTCACCTGTACCATAGCTTGTCGTTTTTAATGGATTACGTTGTTCAACAGGAACTAAATGCAATCCAGACGCTGCTGCCATTTCAATAAAAGCAGTTTGCTTATCACCAGACAGTCCAAAAACAGCCTCAACTTGATTAGCAAGCGGTGCGATTACGACTTCTTTTTGTAAATGCCCCGAAGTTGCATCAACCAGCGATTGAACCGTCCCTTCACCGCCATCAGCCATTGGCACAAGTTGATAAGTCGCCTGTGGAAAAATTCGCTGAAAACCTTCTTGAATGGCTAATGCAACCTCTAAGGCATTCAAACTCTCTTTAAATGAATCAGGGGCTATTACAATATTCATTTTATCTCCAATTTAGAACCGAATTGATACAAAAAAGGCTAAACAGATTCTATCCGTTTAGCCTTAAATTTATACGATAATTTCTATTATCATAGCGCTAAAAAATTACTCTTCACCAAATAATTTTAACTCACGTTGTTTAATCTGGTTTTTAAGCATTTCCGTAAACTCAGCAACAGTGAAAGTGCCAAGATCTGCCCCTTTACGGGTACGAACTGCAATTTTGCCAGCTTCGATCTCTTTATCGCCACAAACAATCATATAAGGCACTCGGCGTAAGGTATGTTCACGAATTTTAAAGCCAATTTTTTCATTTCGAAGATCAGCTTTCGCTCGAATACCTGCATCAGATAACGTTTTAACCACATCTTTTACATAGTCTGATTGGCTATCGGTAATATTCATCACAACTGCCTGAACAGGAGCAAGCCAGGTTGGGAAAAAGCCTGCATACTCTTCAGTAATAATCCCGATAAAACGTTCTAATGAACCTAAAATAGCACGGTGAATCATCACAGGGGTTTTGCGATCATTATCTTCTGCAACATACGAAGCACTTAAACGTTCTGGTAAGAAGAAATCTAATTGAATTGTGCCACATTGCCAAGCCCGATCTAAGCTATCATGTAAAGTGAATTCAATTTTCGGGCCATAAAATGCCCCCTCACCTTCTTGAATTTCAAATTCTAGTCCATTTGCAACTAATGCTGCGGCCAAATCTGCTTCGGCTTTCGCCCACATTTCATCTGTACCGATGCTATTTTCTGGTCGAGTTGAAAGTTTAACTTTGATATTTTCAAAACCAAAGGTACTGTAAATATCGTAAACCATTTTAATACAAGCGGTAACTTCTGGCTCAACTTGATCAGGCGTACAGAAAATATGTGCATCATCTTGCGTAAAACCTCTGACTCGCATAATGCCATGCAATGAACCTGACGGTTCATTTCGATGGCAAGAGCCAAATTCTGCCATACGCAACGGCAAATCACGGTAGGATTTTAAACCTTGATTAAAAATTTGAATATGTCCTGGACAGTTCATTGGTTTAATCGCATATTCACGATTTTCTGATGACGTTGTAAACATCAAATCGCCATAGTTTTGCCAGTGACCTGTTTTTTCCCATAATATACGGTCCATCATAAATGGGCCTTTAACTTCCTGATAATCGTATTGCTTTAATTTAGTCCGTACAAAAGTTTCTAGCTCACGGAAAATTGTCCAACCATCGTTATGCCAGAACACCATACCCGGTGCTTCCTCTTGCATATGGAAAAGATCTAATGCCTTACCAATTTTACGGTGATCTCGTTTTGCTGCTTCTTCTAAACGATGTAAATAATCAGCAAGTTGTTTTTTATCTGCCCATGCTGTGCCGTAAATACGTTGCAACATTTTGTTTTTACTATCGCCACGCCAGTATGCCCCCGCCACTTTCATAATTTTGAAATGATGGCAAAAACGCATATTTGGCACATGAGGACCACGACACATATCAATATATTCTTCATGATGATATAATGCTGGCGTGTCCGATTTATCTATATTTTCATCTAAAATAGCAAGTTTATAAGGCTCATTACGATCTTCAAAAGTATCATGGGCGGTTTGCCAGCTACCGACTTTTTTCACCACATCATAATTTGTTTTAGCCAATGCTAACATCCGTTTTTCAATATTATCTAAGTCTTCTTGTGTCAAAGAACGGTCTAAATCAACATCATAATAAAAGCCGTTATCAATAGTTGGCCCAATTGCCATTTTCGCATCAGGAAAAAGCTGTTTAATTGCGTGCCCAAGTAAATGTGCCGTTGAGTGGCGGATAATTTCTAATCCATCTTCATCTTTAGCAGTAATAATTTCTAGCTTTGCATCTTCAGTAATTAAATCTGATGCATCACGGCGAATCCCGTTCACTCGCCCTGCAATAGTTGCTTTTGCTAGCCCTGCACCAATACTTTGTGCAACATCTAAAACAGTAACTGGATTTTCAAATTGGCGTTGAGAGCCATCTGGAAGTGTAATAATTGGCATAATTGTTCCTTTACAGTGGTAACCCATACGAGAGGTTACTTGTTTGTTTTTCATTCATAATGTGTAAAACGTTTGAATAAAAAACCGCTTGCAAGCGGTTAAATAAACAAAAATTTTACGATTTACCTAAGCTCGTCCCTACAATGAACGTTCAATAAGCGATAGTTATTTTAGCATAATATTAACTAAAAAAGAAAATCATCGAATAAACGAAAATACAATAAAATTTTTCACAATAAATAGACTAATATTGTGCAAAATATCGTAAAATAATCCATATTATTTCTAAATAATAGGAGAGGAAATGTTTAGTTTATTTAAGAAAGCAAAAAAATCTGAATTAGAGCCTGTTGATATTGATGTCAATGAGATTCTTATTGCCCTTGGTGGTGCAGAAAATATTGAGAAAGTCGGCGCTTGTGTAACTCGTTTGCGTGTATCATTGAAAGATTTTGATAAAGTAAATCATAAAATGTTAAAAGCATTGGGTGCTGTTGATACCGTCAAAGTAGGGTCAAGTATCCAAGCTATTTTTGGGATTAAATCAAAAGATTATGCAGTCGCACTTGAGAACTTATTAAATAAAT
This portion of the Vespertiliibacter pulmonis genome encodes:
- a CDS encoding glucose PTS transporter subunit EIIB, whose amino-acid sequence is MFSLFKKAKKSELEPVDIDVNEILIALGGAENIEKVGACVTRLRVSLKDFDKVNHKMLKALGAVDTVKVGSSIQAIFGIKSKDYAVALENLLNK
- the thrS gene encoding threonine--tRNA ligase; this translates as MPIITLPDGSQRQFENPVTVLDVAQSIGAGLAKATIAGRVNGIRRDASDLITEDAKLEIITAKDEDGLEIIRHSTAHLLGHAIKQLFPDAKMAIGPTIDNGFYYDVDLDRSLTQEDLDNIEKRMLALAKTNYDVVKKVGSWQTAHDTFEDRNEPYKLAILDENIDKSDTPALYHHEEYIDMCRGPHVPNMRFCHHFKIMKVAGAYWRGDSKNKMLQRIYGTAWADKKQLADYLHRLEEAAKRDHRKIGKALDLFHMQEEAPGMVFWHNDGWTIFRELETFVRTKLKQYDYQEVKGPFMMDRILWEKTGHWQNYGDLMFTTSSENREYAIKPMNCPGHIQIFNQGLKSYRDLPLRMAEFGSCHRNEPSGSLHGIMRVRGFTQDDAHIFCTPDQVEPEVTACIKMVYDIYSTFGFENIKVKLSTRPENSIGTDEMWAKAEADLAAALVANGLEFEIQEGEGAFYGPKIEFTLHDSLDRAWQCGTIQLDFFLPERLSASYVAEDNDRKTPVMIHRAILGSLERFIGIITEEYAGFFPTWLAPVQAVVMNITDSQSDYVKDVVKTLSDAGIRAKADLRNEKIGFKIREHTLRRVPYMIVCGDKEIEAGKIAVRTRKGADLGTFTVAEFTEMLKNQIKQRELKLFGEE
- a CDS encoding glycerate kinase, with translation MNIVIAPDSFKESLNALEVALAIQEGFQRIFPQATYQLVPMADGGEGTVQSLVDATSGHLQKEVVIAPLANQVEAVFGLSGDKQTAFIEMAAASGLHLVPVEQRNPLKTTSYGTGELIKKALDLGVKKILLGIGGSATNDGGVGMLQALGAHFLTNKGEDVKFGGEHLSSISQIDLSQLDSRLAQVQIDVACDVTHQLCGEKGASAVFAPQKGATPEMVQILDRALEHFAEQVKLQYNLDIAHPSGAGAAGGMGAGLLLLPNVTLKSGVEMVVQATNLAEKIKNADWVITGEGRMDSQTIAGKTPIGVAKVAKQWSKPVIAIVGSVKADYSVVYEYGIDAVFPIIRQVENLDATLKSAKENIISTAENVARLCKLAAEKEGLIRNVK